One stretch of Dokdonia sp. Hel_I_53 DNA includes these proteins:
- a CDS encoding potassium channel family protein — translation MDKKKDIETTGAFYRQLFNSSRYVLLVLVIASIIKLYALPTMEESYAIIILLSLTLLKIGFIIALSLSQLMKIIGQSHLLSHVLVLFGYLILLVILSFAIDFTALQFLDATHFKINNSVGENGLSKFFDLSYFSLVTFSSVGFGDIVPITIPAKILVTLEILLRFFVLVFGIANVNRIRVNK, via the coding sequence ATGGATAAAAAAAAAGACATAGAAACCACAGGAGCGTTTTATCGGCAGCTTTTCAATAGCTCAAGGTATGTTCTATTGGTGCTTGTTATTGCTTCAATAATCAAACTGTATGCGCTACCTACTATGGAAGAGTCTTATGCTATAATTATCCTTCTGTCATTAACATTACTAAAGATAGGATTCATTATAGCCTTATCCCTTAGCCAACTAATGAAGATAATTGGTCAGAGCCATCTATTGAGCCACGTACTGGTCTTGTTTGGATATTTGATTTTGTTAGTTATTTTGTCGTTTGCAATAGATTTTACAGCATTGCAATTTTTGGATGCTACACATTTCAAAATAAATAATAGTGTCGGTGAAAATGGACTCTCGAAATTTTTCGATTTATCCTATTTCAGTCTTGTCACATTTTCATCTGTGGGCTTTGGAGATATAGTTCCAATTACGATTCCAGCAAAAATTTTAGTAACGCTTGAGATATTACTTAGATTTTTCGTGTTGGTATTTGGAATTGCAAATGTGAATAGAATAAGAGTAAATAAATAA
- a CDS encoding phosphoribosylpyrophosphate synthetase has translation MQTFDTLSETMTYLQEQGYTNDFNLCSGHIECNALKLKLHPEDFDVDEMHRFEGMSSTDDNSVLYAISSKNGMKGLLVDAYGVYAENISESMRKKLR, from the coding sequence ATGCAAACTTTTGATACGCTTTCTGAAACAATGACTTATTTGCAAGAGCAAGGTTATACAAATGATTTTAATTTATGTTCGGGACACATTGAATGTAATGCGCTAAAGCTAAAATTACATCCAGAAGATTTTGATGTAGATGAGATGCATCGCTTTGAAGGAATGAGCAGTACTGATGACAACAGCGTTCTGTATGCTATTTCATCAAAAAATGGGATGAAGGGATTATTGGTCGATGCCTATGGCGTCTATGCAGAAAATATTTCCGAATCAATGCGAAAAAAATTAAGATAA
- a CDS encoding heavy metal translocating P-type ATPase: MKHTYQIQGMTCNGCRNHVEQTLSKVKGVTNASVNLEKEEATIEMESHISIETFQKALKEDGGTYSIHKSGEHHHKDDSASAKMQKPNGKVRGTFYCPMHCEGDKTYDKPGDCPVCGMDLVEEQNLSATTSEQWTCPMHPEVIKDESGACPICGMDLVPMEPDLSAEEKTYNKLIKKFWIAVAFTLPIFLIAMSEMIPNNPLYDVMEQKWWNWIQFGLSIPVVFYATWMFFERAYRSIKTWNLNMFTLIGIGAGVAWLFSVFGMLFPDFFPEQFKTESGAVHVYFEAATVILTLVLMGQVLEARAHSKTNSAVKELLKLAPNKAVRVVDGNEEEVSIDQIEKGDILRVKPGDKIPVDGKIIEGETTVDESMISGEPIPVNKYVNDKVSSGTINGNQSFLMEAEKVGSDTLLSQIIHMVNDASRSRAPIQKLADTVSGYFVPVVVIIAVITFIVWAIWGPEPAYVYALVNAIAVLIIACPCALGLATPMSVMVGVGKGAQNGVLIKNAEALEKMDKVDTLIVDKTGTITEGKPTVEKVGSFDESRFRESEILHLIASLNSSSEHPLAEATVKYGKEQNVEISKTENFSAITGKGVEGTVDGKKLDLGNAKMMEYANAKLSSEMESEAQSFQKQGKTVSYLSIDGEVSGYVVIGDKIKETSAKAIKELQDKGIEVIMLTGDNHDTAQAVASELNLADFKAGMLPENKLEEVKKLQEQGKVVAMAGDGINDAPALAKSDVGIAMGTGTDVAIESAMITLVKGDLHGIVKARNLSHKVMRNIKQNLFFAMIYNTLGVPIAAGVLFPIFGILLSPMIAALAMSFSSVSVIANALRLRTKSIN; this comes from the coding sequence ATGAAACACACCTATCAAATACAAGGAATGACCTGCAACGGTTGCCGAAATCACGTTGAGCAGACACTTTCAAAAGTGAAAGGTGTGACCAATGCTTCGGTTAATTTAGAAAAAGAAGAGGCGACCATCGAAATGGAATCTCATATTTCTATCGAAACATTTCAGAAAGCATTGAAAGAAGATGGCGGTACGTACAGTATTCACAAATCAGGCGAGCATCATCATAAAGATGATTCCGCTTCCGCGAAAATGCAAAAACCTAATGGGAAAGTTAGAGGAACTTTCTATTGCCCAATGCATTGTGAAGGAGATAAAACCTACGACAAGCCAGGCGACTGCCCAGTCTGCGGAATGGATTTAGTCGAAGAGCAAAATTTGTCAGCAACGACTTCAGAGCAATGGACGTGCCCTATGCATCCAGAAGTCATCAAGGATGAATCTGGAGCTTGTCCAATTTGCGGAATGGATTTAGTGCCGATGGAACCTGATTTATCTGCCGAAGAGAAAACATATAATAAGTTGATTAAGAAATTTTGGATAGCGGTAGCTTTTACGCTTCCTATTTTCTTAATCGCTATGAGTGAGATGATTCCAAACAATCCGCTATACGATGTAATGGAACAGAAATGGTGGAACTGGATTCAATTTGGCCTTTCCATTCCAGTAGTGTTTTATGCCACTTGGATGTTCTTTGAACGTGCCTACCGAAGTATCAAAACGTGGAATCTCAATATGTTCACCTTAATCGGTATAGGTGCAGGCGTGGCGTGGCTCTTTAGTGTTTTTGGGATGCTGTTTCCAGACTTTTTTCCAGAACAGTTTAAAACAGAATCTGGTGCGGTTCACGTGTATTTTGAAGCCGCTACTGTTATTCTAACGCTGGTATTGATGGGTCAAGTTTTGGAAGCCCGTGCGCATAGCAAAACTAATTCAGCAGTCAAAGAATTATTAAAACTTGCACCCAACAAAGCTGTACGCGTAGTTGATGGAAATGAAGAAGAAGTTTCCATAGACCAGATTGAAAAAGGAGATATACTACGTGTGAAGCCAGGAGATAAAATTCCTGTGGATGGCAAAATTATCGAAGGAGAAACTACAGTAGATGAATCAATGATTTCGGGAGAGCCTATTCCAGTTAATAAATATGTAAATGATAAAGTGAGTAGCGGTACCATTAACGGGAACCAGTCTTTCTTGATGGAAGCCGAAAAAGTAGGTAGCGACACCTTGCTTTCCCAAATCATACATATGGTAAACGATGCCAGTCGCAGTCGCGCCCCTATCCAGAAATTGGCAGATACCGTTTCAGGATATTTTGTACCTGTAGTGGTTATCATTGCGGTCATCACTTTCATTGTCTGGGCAATATGGGGTCCAGAGCCAGCTTATGTTTATGCGTTGGTAAATGCCATTGCCGTATTGATTATTGCCTGTCCTTGCGCATTGGGATTGGCAACGCCTATGTCCGTTATGGTAGGTGTTGGTAAAGGAGCACAAAATGGTGTCTTGATTAAAAATGCCGAAGCCTTAGAGAAAATGGACAAAGTGGACACCCTTATCGTAGATAAGACCGGAACCATTACCGAAGGAAAACCTACGGTTGAGAAAGTTGGGTCGTTTGATGAATCTCGCTTTCGCGAAAGCGAAATTCTACATCTTATCGCATCCCTAAACAGTTCCAGTGAGCATCCCCTTGCCGAAGCTACCGTGAAATATGGAAAAGAGCAGAATGTCGAAATATCAAAAACCGAAAACTTTAGTGCAATTACAGGAAAAGGTGTGGAAGGAACAGTTGATGGCAAGAAGCTCGATTTAGGAAATGCCAAAATGATGGAGTACGCCAATGCCAAGCTATCATCTGAAATGGAGAGCGAAGCACAGTCTTTTCAGAAACAGGGAAAAACGGTTTCGTATTTATCCATTGATGGCGAAGTTTCAGGCTATGTGGTTATTGGCGATAAAATAAAAGAAACGAGTGCCAAGGCAATCAAAGAGTTACAGGATAAGGGCATTGAAGTAATAATGCTCACTGGAGATAATCACGACACCGCCCAAGCAGTAGCCAGCGAACTCAATCTCGCCGACTTCAAAGCGGGAATGTTACCGGAAAACAAGTTAGAAGAAGTCAAAAAATTACAGGAACAGGGTAAAGTGGTCGCAATGGCGGGCGATGGTATCAATGACGCACCAGCACTCGCAAAAAGTGATGTAGGTATCGCAATGGGTACAGGAACCGATGTCGCTATTGAAAGTGCGATGATTACGCTTGTAAAAGGCGATTTGCACGGTATCGTGAAAGCAAGAAACCTTAGCCACAAAGTTATGCGTAACATAAAACAAAATCTATTTTTTGCTATGATATACAACACGCTGGGTGTACCGATTGCGGCAGGTGTATTATTCCCAATTTTCGGAATTCTATTATCGCCTATGATTGCGGCTTTGGCAATGAGTTTTAGTTCAGTTTCTGTAATAGCAAACGCACTTAGACTCAGAACAAAATCAATTAACTAA
- a CDS encoding YybH family protein: MKILKLTTFLTLLLFASSQVYSQNTNADTEKEAILKVMKSYKDAIHNLTTDGTFELFTQDATIFEQGKVEGTYTEYINGHLGPELSHFKSFTFSDYNIDVNVNLPYAYTTENYLYTIVLKTDEGKGTKERTIRSKGAATSILEKIDGEWKIIHSHTSFKKLNQ, translated from the coding sequence ATGAAAATATTGAAACTTACAACATTTTTAACCCTATTGCTATTTGCAAGTAGTCAAGTCTATAGTCAAAATACAAATGCGGATACAGAAAAGGAAGCGATTTTAAAAGTTATGAAATCGTATAAAGATGCCATTCATAATCTAACTACCGACGGGACGTTCGAGCTTTTTACTCAGGACGCTACTATTTTTGAACAAGGTAAAGTGGAAGGGACTTATACAGAGTATATAAATGGTCATTTGGGTCCAGAATTGAGTCACTTTAAAAGTTTTACATTTTCAGATTATAATATTGATGTAAATGTGAATTTACCCTATGCTTATACAACTGAAAATTACCTGTATACCATAGTTTTAAAAACAGACGAAGGTAAAGGAACTAAGGAACGAACCATTAGAAGTAAAGGAGCTGCGACTTCTATTTTAGAAAAAATAGATGGTGAATGGAAAATCATACACTCTCATACTTCATTTAAAAAATTGAACCAATAG
- a CDS encoding heme-binding domain-containing protein, producing MKVLKIIAWIALGALVVIQFFPTDKNESYTTPETDFVLVNKVPSEIENQLMQSCYDCHSNNTVYPWYSKIQPAAWFLEDHIKEGKAELNFNEWDNYSDRRKKSKLRSIIKQIENGEMPLDSYTLIHRDAIFSKEEKETVLNYMKTLKDDLE from the coding sequence TTGAAAGTTTTAAAAATCATAGCGTGGATAGCATTAGGTGCTCTTGTTGTAATTCAGTTTTTTCCGACGGATAAAAATGAAAGCTATACGACACCTGAAACTGATTTTGTCTTGGTAAATAAAGTGCCGTCTGAAATTGAGAATCAATTAATGCAGTCCTGCTATGATTGCCATAGCAATAACACAGTTTATCCTTGGTACAGCAAAATTCAGCCAGCAGCTTGGTTTTTGGAAGACCATATTAAAGAAGGAAAAGCAGAATTAAATTTTAACGAATGGGACAACTATTCAGACAGAAGAAAGAAGAGTAAACTGCGCTCTATCATTAAGCAGATAGAAAACGGCGAGATGCCCTTAGATAGCTACACGCTCATTCATAGGGACGCTATTTTCTCAAAAGAGGAAAAGGAAACAGTATTGAACTATATGAAAACTTTAAAAGATGATTTAGAGTAA
- a CDS encoding efflux RND transporter periplasmic adaptor subunit, whose product MNKNILYIGIAVIVGLLAGWLIFGNSGSEANANKDVSEMSDTHDHSGESPNQMWTCSMHPQIMQPEPGDCPICGMDLIPAESGADGLAVNEIKMTENAMALANIQTTIVGNGTMSEDDGMISLSGKIATNEENNAVQASYFDGRIERLNVNYEGQKVNRGQLLATIYAPNLVAAQQELLTTASLKESQPELYKAVRNKLKLWKLSEAQINAIETSGKVRDNFPVYASVSGTVSEVMAREGDYVKQGQPILKVSNLNSVWAEFDAYENQISDLKVGQKIKVVTNAYANKEFDATVSFIDPILNNATRTVTVRATLKNTDDLFKPGMFVTGKLKGEMMMTNEVITVPASAVMWTGERSLVYIKTNPNEPVFEMREVTIGNRNGENYAVTEGLQNGDEIVTNGTFTVDAAAQLQGKNSMMNQGKKEDAMMPMSEMEMEFSENFQRQFKQALKPYLQMKDALVASDANQVSAFAKATSVSLKSADIKSLGSMEQSHIKKSVEMLDAISANDNLENQRDHFVILNENMVPIAMNINGTDAMLYVQKCPMANNNKGAVWLSAEKDIRNPYYGDAMLTCGSVIEEIK is encoded by the coding sequence ATGAATAAGAACATTTTATATATAGGAATTGCAGTAATCGTGGGACTACTGGCAGGCTGGCTTATTTTTGGTAATTCCGGTAGTGAAGCAAATGCAAACAAGGACGTTTCTGAAATGTCAGATACCCACGACCATTCTGGCGAGTCGCCAAACCAAATGTGGACCTGCTCAATGCACCCACAGATTATGCAGCCCGAACCAGGCGACTGCCCTATATGTGGAATGGACTTGATACCTGCTGAATCTGGTGCAGATGGTCTTGCAGTTAATGAGATTAAAATGACAGAGAACGCAATGGCACTGGCCAACATTCAAACTACTATTGTGGGTAATGGCACTATGTCTGAAGACGATGGAATGATTTCGCTTTCTGGCAAAATCGCCACCAACGAAGAAAACAATGCCGTACAAGCAAGCTATTTTGATGGGCGTATCGAGCGTCTGAATGTCAATTATGAAGGTCAAAAAGTAAATCGTGGTCAATTGCTAGCCACCATTTATGCGCCAAATCTGGTCGCTGCACAACAAGAATTGCTCACAACAGCTTCATTGAAAGAATCGCAGCCTGAATTGTATAAAGCTGTACGCAACAAATTGAAACTATGGAAACTTTCAGAAGCCCAAATTAATGCGATTGAAACTTCAGGAAAAGTACGCGATAACTTTCCTGTCTATGCGAGCGTTTCAGGTACTGTTTCAGAAGTGATGGCACGTGAAGGCGACTATGTAAAACAAGGTCAGCCCATTTTGAAAGTAAGCAATTTGAATTCGGTCTGGGCAGAATTTGATGCCTATGAAAATCAAATTTCAGATTTAAAAGTAGGTCAGAAAATAAAGGTAGTAACCAATGCCTACGCCAATAAAGAATTTGACGCCACGGTTTCTTTTATTGACCCCATACTAAACAATGCAACGAGAACGGTTACCGTAAGAGCAACACTAAAAAATACAGATGACCTCTTTAAACCAGGAATGTTTGTAACGGGTAAGCTCAAAGGGGAAATGATGATGACTAACGAAGTGATAACAGTTCCTGCAAGTGCCGTAATGTGGACAGGCGAACGCTCATTGGTCTATATAAAAACCAATCCCAACGAACCCGTTTTTGAAATGCGTGAAGTAACCATCGGAAATCGTAATGGCGAAAATTATGCTGTAACAGAGGGCTTACAAAATGGCGATGAGATTGTGACCAACGGAACCTTTACGGTAGACGCAGCAGCACAGCTACAAGGCAAAAACTCTATGATGAATCAGGGAAAGAAAGAGGATGCTATGATGCCAATGTCTGAAATGGAAATGGAATTTTCAGAGAATTTTCAAAGGCAATTTAAACAAGCGCTCAAGCCTTATTTACAGATGAAAGATGCTTTGGTAGCGAGCGATGCAAATCAGGTTTCCGCTTTCGCGAAAGCGACATCAGTATCCTTAAAGTCCGCAGATATTAAAAGTCTCGGTAGTATGGAACAATCACATATCAAGAAAAGTGTCGAAATGCTCGATGCCATTTCAGCGAATGACAATCTGGAAAATCAACGTGACCATTTTGTGATATTAAATGAAAATATGGTGCCCATTGCGATGAATATAAATGGAACTGATGCGATGCTATATGTTCAGAAATGCCCAATGGCAAATAATAATAAAGGCGCAGTTTGGCTAAGTGCTGAGAAGGATATACGCAATCCCTATTATGGCGATGCAATGCTTACTTGTGGTAGTGTGATTGAGGAAATCAAATAA
- a CDS encoding DUF2911 domain-containing protein, which yields MKNSIILLCIILLASCKETSKEAQELPITEKTEQNSTSAEPAKKKPLSPHTSAMAMVGDAHIHIDYSSPGVRKRIIFGGLLPYNTVWQAGAHMATWIETNKDLTIDGKELKAGKYGFFVIPNQEEWTIIFNSNWNQHGKDEYNEKDDVMRFKVTPKISEEIKEHLEYKVTKTTNDSGTISLSWEKVLVEFPFEV from the coding sequence ATGAAAAACAGTATTATTCTATTATGTATTATCCTTTTAGCTTCTTGTAAAGAAACTTCAAAGGAAGCACAAGAATTGCCCATTACCGAAAAAACAGAGCAAAATTCAACAAGTGCAGAACCTGCTAAGAAAAAACCATTGAGTCCGCATACAAGCGCAATGGCGATGGTGGGCGATGCGCATATTCATATTGATTATTCATCCCCAGGAGTTCGTAAACGTATCATTTTTGGCGGTTTACTTCCTTATAATACCGTTTGGCAAGCGGGCGCACATATGGCCACTTGGATAGAAACCAATAAGGATTTGACCATTGATGGTAAAGAGTTGAAGGCAGGGAAATACGGGTTCTTTGTTATTCCGAATCAAGAGGAATGGACAATTATTTTTAATTCCAACTGGAACCAGCACGGTAAAGATGAATATAATGAGAAAGATGATGTGATGAGATTTAAAGTAACCCCAAAAATTTCCGAAGAAATCAAGGAACATTTAGAATACAAGGTAACAAAGACTACCAATGATTCAGGAACAATTAGCTTGAGTTGGGAAAAGGTTCTTGTTGAATTTCCTTTTGAAGTATAA
- a CDS encoding DUF305 domain-containing protein: protein MNSNEHNNKEGMSQYTKFFLMLGASFIAMYITMYLNTYEFDHVRFSLTRFYMVCLGISTMAVIMLLFMLNMYKNKKKNIAILVGSVVLFLGALGLVREQKSTVGDILWMKAMIPHHSIAILTSERADIQDPEVKKLAEEIIKAQRKEIEEMNAMIERLQNKK from the coding sequence ATGAATTCAAACGAACACAACAACAAAGAAGGAATGAGCCAGTACACTAAGTTTTTCTTGATGCTGGGAGCATCATTTATAGCAATGTACATTACAATGTATTTAAATACTTATGAATTTGATCACGTAAGATTTAGTCTTACTCGATTTTATATGGTCTGTTTAGGTATTTCTACTATGGCTGTAATAATGCTATTATTTATGCTTAATATGTATAAAAATAAGAAGAAGAATATAGCTATTCTAGTAGGTAGTGTTGTGTTGTTTCTTGGAGCTTTAGGATTAGTGCGTGAGCAAAAATCTACCGTAGGCGATATACTCTGGATGAAAGCAATGATACCACACCATTCAATAGCAATACTGACAAGTGAGCGTGCAGATATACAAGATCCAGAAGTAAAAAAACTTGCAGAGGAGATTATCAAAGCACAACGTAAGGAGATTGAAGAGATGAATGCAATGATTGAACGTTTACAAAACAAAAAATAG
- a CDS encoding DUF3347 domain-containing protein produces MKTVKRTMSTMALAVTMILTASCKDGNKEEAAAPMSNEMHQESMDDKDDMAMSDNQDAKAEAILNDYFNLKDALVNDDNGKAKELGNTLAKSLKAFDASNYSDNEQSELKDIIEDATEHAEHIGESDIKHQREHFKILSKDVTDMVAITGTDKKLYEQFCPMYDGGTAWLSTKEEVRNPYYGSQMLKCGKVQREIN; encoded by the coding sequence ATGAAAACAGTAAAAAGAACAATGAGTACAATGGCACTGGCTGTCACAATGATTTTAACAGCTTCCTGTAAAGACGGAAACAAAGAAGAGGCTGCTGCGCCGATGAGCAATGAGATGCACCAAGAATCTATGGATGACAAGGACGATATGGCGATGAGTGACAACCAAGACGCAAAAGCAGAAGCAATCCTGAATGATTATTTCAACTTAAAAGATGCGCTTGTAAACGATGACAATGGCAAAGCAAAAGAGCTTGGTAACACATTAGCGAAATCACTGAAAGCTTTTGATGCATCCAACTATTCTGATAATGAACAAAGTGAATTGAAAGACATTATTGAAGATGCCACAGAGCACGCAGAGCATATTGGCGAAAGCGATATCAAGCATCAACGAGAGCATTTTAAGATTTTGAGTAAGGACGTTACCGATATGGTAGCCATTACCGGAACGGATAAAAAGCTCTACGAACAATTTTGCCCAATGTATGATGGTGGTACAGCTTGGTTGAGTACAAAAGAGGAAGTGCGTAATCCCTATTATGGTAGCCAGATGTTAAAATGCGGTAAAGTACAACGAGAAATAAACTAA
- a CDS encoding PepSY domain-containing protein, producing the protein MVKRKTALKIRKAHRYLGIFLGIQFLMWTISGMYFSWTDIDEIHGDHFKKEIPEQTAFSDLLGSSQLNIQEPIQSLELLEIADAPYYWINETVLYNALTGTKKKELTEQEAIKVAERYMLADLEFDQIQRIESVGDHHEYRGRPLPAYEISYKTDENLKAYVAIENGAFQTVRHRDWRWFDFLWMTHTMDYQGRDNFNTIVLRAFSLLGLITVLSGFLLWYTSSPTIKKIIKTKRK; encoded by the coding sequence ATGGTCAAAAGAAAAACAGCACTTAAAATAAGAAAAGCGCATCGCTATCTGGGTATCTTTTTAGGTATTCAGTTCTTGATGTGGACAATTAGTGGAATGTATTTCAGCTGGACAGATATTGATGAGATTCACGGCGACCATTTCAAAAAAGAGATTCCTGAACAAACTGCATTTTCAGATTTACTGGGAAGTTCTCAACTAAATATTCAGGAACCGATTCAATCATTAGAATTACTTGAAATAGCGGATGCGCCCTATTATTGGATTAATGAGACTGTGCTTTACAATGCACTTACAGGAACAAAGAAAAAGGAACTCACAGAACAAGAAGCAATCAAAGTAGCAGAACGCTATATGTTGGCCGATTTAGAATTTGACCAAATACAACGGATTGAATCTGTAGGCGACCACCACGAGTACCGTGGAAGACCATTACCGGCTTATGAGATTTCATATAAAACCGATGAAAATTTAAAAGCCTATGTGGCGATTGAGAATGGAGCTTTTCAAACCGTACGTCATCGCGATTGGCGTTGGTTCGATTTTCTTTGGATGACGCATACTATGGACTATCAAGGTCGAGACAATTTTAATACAATTGTGCTAAGGGCTTTTTCGCTTTTAGGCTTGATAACGGTGTTAAGTGGATTTCTACTTTGGTACACAAGTTCACCCACAATTAAAAAAATCATTAAAACAAAACGTAAATAA
- a CDS encoding DUF6660 family protein, whose product MKIFTLIFSFYLLALNFAPCSDANVDSSEDSTQIEFSQSDTGDHDHNLLDMCSPFCHCHCCHVHTLDFGLNILDLYHPADYKLSTVYFDSIGKDISLSLLQPPRA is encoded by the coding sequence GTGAAAATCTTTACGCTCATATTCTCATTTTATCTGCTTGCGCTTAATTTTGCGCCTTGCAGTGATGCAAATGTTGACTCTTCTGAGGATAGCACGCAAATAGAATTTTCACAAAGTGATACAGGCGATCACGACCACAATCTACTTGATATGTGTTCTCCTTTTTGTCATTGTCACTGCTGTCACGTTCACACGTTGGATTTTGGGTTAAATATCTTAGACCTTTACCATCCAGCAGACTATAAACTTTCTACGGTTTATTTTGACAGTATAGGCAAGGATATTTCCCTTTCCCTATTACAACCACCACGGGCATAA